A genome region from Leptodactylus fuscus isolate aLepFus1 chromosome 6, aLepFus1.hap2, whole genome shotgun sequence includes the following:
- the LOC142209153 gene encoding up-regulator of cell proliferation-like → MASPSPEEVTALTTERRETFEKMLMDLNLSDYYKSKLTLEDVLNIDEDSFKKCEIEKVQDISWHFLRKLMALNVTARNTCKNTGDEEDVDDTNSDTSESLHPLDILCLLLHCSNSFLQQEIVTKMSICQFAIPLLLPASDGASCTFMLWAMRDIVKKWRPQSMSESKGFAEESLVNISMPIYSFVRLGQCNISKSEVLNDLLSPTKQKLDFFVHQTMESGYLPHKISDGLVEIAFSFPGGKESSDIFPEPIAVANLRGDLKSYQTQFRYLTKISSAVYIFTERISEEEYVLLSSYIQDADPEFFFIACSSNGKDIDKEIDKYLKLLIRSEQSKHILHTNPKKSNQIVKSVQKFIKSKFGQHKYVKLQEMKDLAQDLSINIDENSTECQRARERAAEITNQITDIVKYKKKSLGLQGELWNGISKIEREFCRMKKVGDMNGEDYKCKLLQEQFQLQKQQYEMDLSKDMVKFLDAASCESSVERQYFFRWLKFNLDQICRHKGNKEDASSSTTLGTHHFLRELGQFHAAECSMIKRREVDLPQRKYKDLPGIAVNYLLDGFPLELLDGEVINIPLQWISDIFAEVDRRTGGQCKMRVITALGVQSTGKSTLLNTMFGLQFPVASGRCTQGAYMTLIKVKENFMKELGCHFLLVIDPEGLKAPELASLEDSFEHDNELATLVVGLSDVTIINIAMENPSDMNDVLQIVIHAFIRMKEVGKKPKCHFVHQNVSDISAPEKNKGDQQKLMEKLNEMTRLAAEMEKRCSIKRFTDIIDYNPTKNRWYFPGMLQGASGMNYINSEYSDSVCELKRHLSNVMKTYAKNSQSIREFIVWVKSLWSAVKHERFIFSFQNCLIAEAYTQLCLKNSELEWKFRKSTYEWLLVQENLIKNYFKNNNEYTMELPREEINMKLVQEKNLMLEALEQYFKDGSNNVHLVEKYRQEFFNSVEILRKELDTHLTEIIIETIHIQKGRKYIQVIQKSYEETIEKKVSNLLDKLRKDKKKMNEDKRKHEFNSIWEEALQNLHQGQLKRYDVKKEMLQQLNKELSSRGSSIVEEIQNVKDLSKYEKISFEVKDHYLDAARQTNVILGDSSYDPKKQMTNLANEIIEKCNKFVQEKRNTKENYDEIYCHELLNIINEKLSKEDTKNLHMTQFFELDLKLLVLRKAFPMFQKMHDDFVQENDPWLCLEKLKEKYFMRFEMIYLEQDDCRQRAKEFCDLCLHQALTEHIYNHLGTEMVNDCKQGDDCAKLNARTFLQWKLLTELLEENSFARYFDYIQNYEEFVTKWIKKFILNKYSNGSELEKLINAILSRITRKIKYIIKDEEVLKSCNISDFLKVFCDKLSKDLFIPMKYLGVIGFQSQVRIAQFSSEIEIFLEETESQILKEMKKMNIGKVLEKVSRKPQDELFRDVFGCGKQCPFCKAPCDAGSKIHSEHFAVVHVPQGLGSYRDLQTQILVHSVCTTDVTTNQRFRSLETKGNFHPYKCYRDIYPDWLIQPDASIIAPIYWKYVFCQFNHQFADEYNAQPAQLPSEWKKISREEVEESLKNLFMSTN, encoded by the exons ATGGCATCTCCATCTCCAGAGGAGGTCACCGCTCTGACCACAG AAAGGAGAGAAACATTTGAGAAGATGTTAATGGATCTGAACCTGTCAGACTACTACAAGTCTAAACTGACTTTGGAAGACGTGTTAAATATTGATGAAGATTCCTTTAAGAAATGTGAGATAGAGAAAGTACAAGACATTTCTTGGCACTTTCTCCGGAAACTCATGGCCTTGAATGTAACAGCGAGAAACACTTGCAAAAACACAGGAGATGAAGAAGACGTAGATGATACCAACTCTGATACAAGCGAGTCTCTTCATCCCCTGGACATTCTCTGTCTTCTTCTACATTGTTCCAATTCTTTTCTACAACAAGAGATTGTAACAAAAATGTCCATTTGCCAGTTTGCTATCCCTCTGTTGCTTCCTGCTAGTGATGGTGCCAGTTGTACCTTCATGTTATGGGCAATGAGAGACATTGTGAAGAAGTGGAGACCGCAGTCCATGAGTGAAAGTAAAGGGTTTGCAGAAGAAAGCCTGGTAAATATTTCTATGCCAATTTACTCATTTGTGAGGTTGGGTCAATGTAACATATCGAAGTCGGAGGTACTCAATGACCTCCTGAGtccaacaaaacaaaaacttgatTTTTTTGTGCATCAAACAATGGAATCGGGTTATCTTCCACATAAGATTTCAGACGGGCTAGTGGAAATAGCTTTCTCCTTCCCAGGGGGAAAGGAGTCTTCTGATATTTTTCCAGAGCCCATTGCTGTAGCAAATCTACGTGGGGACCTCAAATCCTACCAAACACAGTTCAGATATTTAACCAAGATTTCCTCAGCGGTCTATATATTTACTGAACGTATCAGTGAGGAGGAATATGTGTTATTATCATCCTACATTCAGGATGCAGACCCAGAGTTCTTCTTTATTGCGTGCAGCTCAAATGGCAAAGACATTGATAAGGAAATAGATAAATATCTAAAGCTCTTGATAAGATCCGAACAATCCAAGCACATACTGCACACAAATCCTAAGAAGTCCAATCAAATAGTTAAATCTGTTCAGAAATTTATCAAAAGTAAATTTGGTCAACATAAATATGTAAAACTTCAAGAGATGAAGGACTTGGCTCAAGATCTTAGTATTAACATTGATGAAAACTCGACAGAATGTCAAAGAGCTCGAGAACGTGCTGCAGAAATAACTAACCAGATCACTGACATCGTAAAATACAAGAAGAAGTCATTGGGACTGCAAGGAGAATTGTGGAATGGAATATCTAAAATAGAAAGAGAGTTTTGCAGAATGAAGAAAGTTGGTGACATGAACGGTGAGGATTATAAGTGTAAATTACTCCAAGAACAGTTTCAGCTACAGAAGCAACAATATGAGATGGATCTTTCCAAGGACATGGTCAAATTTCTAGATGCAGCGTCGTGTGAAAGCTCAGTGGAAAGACAATACTTCTTTAGATGGCTGAAGTTTAATCTGGATCAGATCTGCAGACACAAAGGTAATAAAGAAGATGCAAGTTCTTCTACTACACTTGGGACTCACCACTTCCTACGAGAGCTGGGGCAGTTCCATGCTGCTGAATGTTCAATGATCAAGAGAAGAGAAGTCGATTTGCCTCAAAGAAAATATAAAGACCTGCCAGGAATAGCTGTAAATTATCTACTAGATGGTTTCCCACTAGAATTGCTTGATGGAGAAGTCATAAACATTCCCCTGCAATGGATATCTGATATCTTTGCTGAGGTAGATAGGAGAACAGGAGGGCAATGCAAAATGAGAGTAATAACTGCACTAGGAGTGCAGAGCACAGGGAAGTCCACCCTTCTTAACACCATGTTTGGTCTACAGTTCCCTGTGGCCAGTGGACGATGCACACAAGGAGCCTACATGACACTGATTAAAGTGAAGGAGAACTTCATGAAGGAGTTAGGTTGTCATTTTCTTCTAGTAATAGATCCTGAAGGTCTGAAAGCTCCAGAATTGGCTTCTCTAGAAGATAgctttgaacatgacaatgaattGGCCACACTAGTAGTTGGGttgagtgatgtcaccataatTAACATTGCAATGGAAAATCCATCAGACATGAATGATGTTTTGCAGATTGTGATTCATGCATTCATTAGAATGAAAGAAGTTGGGAAAAAACCCAAATGCCATTTTGTCCACCAGAATGTTAGTGATATTTCCGCTCCTGAAAAAAACAAGGGCGACCAGCAGAAACTTATGGAGAAACTGAATGAAATGACCAGACTCGCTGCAGAGATGGAGAAAAGATGCAGCATTAAAAGGTTCACTGATATCATAGACTATAACCCAACAAAAAACAGGTGGTACTTTCCTGGGATGTTGCAAGGAGCATCTGGCATGAACTACATAAACTCTGAATACAGCGATTCTGTGTGTGAATTAAAGAGACATTTATCCAATGTCATGAAGACATATGCTAAAAATTCTCAGAGTATCAGAGAATTTATTGTGTGGGTTAAAAGTTTATGGAGTGCTGTGAAACATGAAAGATTCATCTTTAGCTTCCAAAATTGTCTCATAGCAGAAGCCTACACCCAGCTGTGCCTCAAAAACTCAGAGTTAGAGTGGAAATTCCGCAAATCAACCTACGAATGGTTGCTTGTCCAGGAAAACTTAATCAAGAATTACTTTAAGAATAATAATGAGTACACCATGGAACTACCTCGGGAGGAGATCAACATGAAACTGGTCCAAGAGAAGAATCTCATGCTAGAGGCGTTAGAGCAGTATTTCAAAGATGGGTCCAACAATGTGCATCTTGTCGAAAAGTACCGACAAGAATTCTTCAATAGTGTTGAAATTCTTCGgaaagaattagatacacatctaaCAGAAATAATAATAGAGACAATTCACATCCAAAAAGGCAGAAAGTACATACAAGTAATTCAGAAAAGTTATGAGGAAACCATTGAGAAGAAAGTCTCCAACCTTCTTGATAAATTGAGGAAAGACAAAAAGAAGATGAACGAGGACAAGCGCAAACATGAGTTTAACTCAATATGGGAAGAGGCACTGCAGAATCTACACCAAGGTCAACTGAAGAGATATGATGTCAAAAAGGAGATGTTACAACAACTAAACAAAGAGCTGAGCAGCAGAGGAAGCTCGATTGTTGAGGAGATCCAAAACGTTAAGGATTTGTCCAAATATGAGAAGATATCTTTCGAAGTGAAAGACCATTATCTTGATGCAGCAAGACAGACAAACGTAATTCTGGGTGATTCTTCTTATGATCCCAAGAAACAAATGACCAACCTGGCAAATGAAATAattgaaaaatgcaacaaatttgTACAAGAAAAGAGAAATACAAAGGAGAACTATGATGAGATTTACTGCCATGAGCTGCTAAACATAATAAATGAGAAACTCTCCAAAGAAGATACAAAGAATCTACACATGACACAGTTTTTTGAGTTGGACCTAAAGCTTCTTGTCTTACGTAAAGCTTTTCCAATGTTCCAGAAGATGCATGATGACTTTGTACAAGAAAACGATCCCTGGTTATGTCTAGAAAAACTCAAGGAAAAATACTTCATGAGGTTTGAAATGATTTACTTAGAACAAGACGACTGTAGGCAGAGGGCTAAAGAATTCTGTGATCTCTGTCTTCATCAGGCTTTGACTGAACATATTTATAATCACCTGGGCACAGAGATGGTAAATGACTGTAAGCAGGGTGATGATTGCGCCAAACTCAACGCTAGAACTTTCCTCCAGTGGAAGTTACTGACAGAATTGCTGGAGGAAAACTCCTTCGCACGTTATTTCGATTATATCCAGAATTATGAAGAATTTGTTACGAAATGGATCAAAAAATTTATTTTGAACAAATACAGTAATGGCTCTGAACTAGAAAAGTTGATCAATGCCATCCTGTCCAGAATCACAAGGAAGATTAAATACATTATTAAAGATGAGGAAGTCTTAAAAAGTTGCAACATTTCAGATTTTTTAAAAGTCTTTTGTGACAAGCTGAGTAAAGATCTATTTATCCCCATGAAATACTTGGGAGTGATTGGATTTCAAAGTCAAGTCAGAATCGCTCAGTTTTCCTCTGAAATTGAAATTTTTCTTGAAGAAACAGAATCACAAATCTTAAAAGAAATGAAAAAGATGAATATTGGTAAGGTTCTAGAAAAAGTCTCGAGAAAACCACAGGATGAGTTGTTCAGGGATGTATTTGGGTGTGGAAAACAGTGTCCATTCTGCAAAGCTCCTTGTGATGCAGGAAGTAAAATTCACAGTGAGCATTTTGCTGTCGTCCACGTACCTCAGGGCTTGGGGTCCTACAGAGATCTTCAAACACAAATTCTCGTTCATTCAGTATGCACCACCGATGTCACAACAAACCAAAGATTCCGCAGTCTGGAAACAAAAGGAAATTTCCATCCATATAAATGTTATAGAGACATTTATCCAGACTGGTTAATTCAGCCAGACGCCTCCATTATTGCCCCGATCTACTGGAAATATGTCTTCTGTCAGTTTAATCACCAGTTTGCAGATGAATACAACGCACAGCCTGCTCAACTTCCCAGTGAATGGAAGAAAATAAGTCGGGAAGAAGTTGAAGAGTCACTGAAAAATCTGTTCATGAGTACTAACTAA